A part of Patagioenas fasciata isolate bPatFas1 chromosome 28, bPatFas1.hap1, whole genome shotgun sequence genomic DNA contains:
- the ARF3 gene encoding ADP-ribosylation factor 3 has product MGNIFGNLLKSLIGKKEMRILMVGLDAAGKTTILYKLKLGEIVTTIPTIGFNVETVEYKNISFTVWDVGGQDKIRPLWRHYFQNTQGLIFVVDSNDRERVNEAREELMRMLAEDELRDAVLLVFANKQDLPNAMNAAEITDKLGLHSLRHRNWYIQATCATSGDGLYEGLDWLANQLKNKK; this is encoded by the exons ATGGGCAACATCTTCGGGAACCTGCTGAAGAGCCTGATCGGGAAGAAGGAGATGCGGATCCTGATGGTGGGGCTGGACGCCGCCGGGAAGACCACCATCCTCTACAAGCTGAAGCTGGGGGAGATTGTCACCACCATCCCCACCATAG GGTTCAACGTGGAGACAGTGGAGTACAAGAACATCAGCTTCACCGTGTGGGACGTGGGTGGGCAGGACAAGATCCGGCCCCTCTGGCGGCATTACTTCCAAAACACCCAGG GGCTGATCTTTGTGGTGGACAGCAACGACCGGGAGCGGGTGAACGAGGCGCGGGAGGAGCTGATGCGGATGCTGGCGGAGGACGAGCTGCGGGACGCCGTCCTCCTCGTCTTCGCCAACAAGCAG GACCTGCCTAACGCCATGAACGCGGCGGAGATCACGGACAAGCTGGGGCTGCACTCCCTGCGCCACCGCAACTGGTACATCCAGGCCACCTGTGCCACCAGCGGGGACGGGCTCTACGAGGGCCTCGACTGGCTCGCCAACCAGCTCAAGAACAAGAAGTGA